From one Lineus longissimus chromosome 3, tnLinLong1.2, whole genome shotgun sequence genomic stretch:
- the LOC135484961 gene encoding uncharacterized protein LOC135484961, which translates to MPTRIMYIIPALILAGTAIQVVQCIENPDLGIRIVGGRLFIYQMDRKVGEEIWGTIDLSNRTLDEFNVVSGVYVRPNVHTYFKIYMAPDKGEHYAIRGGVQRCSDKNGKESTKEQYKWGHQVGEKMLIFFGRGASPSYGWGLCLFYLWLEKTNKPPDIGGIRVVAMQLGTTQPRIIPYQYGEANGECYAVANYRCWTTTWGEDSLCMFELCKVPELEIMEIRLNNSNHQIDERIIAKKKVAELVCENLERDCRSGYNQIPQELTLTKFVKLNMYSNSSKIKLSEEFKKHSGESCDYDVSFTSDYELMHGRYMAANVTVRSECPFLIPPRTRKVFSIYRITTVKNTWVSVMLMQYHRQFWDGASVTVQSETLTVEEGCL; encoded by the exons ATGCCCACCCGCATCATGTACATTATACCTGCATTGATCCTCGCAGGGACTGCCATACAGGTGGTGCAATGTATTGAAAACCCAG ATCTTGGCATACGCATCGTTGGAGGCAGGCTTTTCATCTACCAGATGGATCGTAAGGTTGGCGAAGAAATATGGGGAACTATAGACCTCTCAAACCGCACGTTGGATGAATTTAATGTAGTTTCAGGAGTTTATGTGCGTCCGAATGTGCATACGTACTTCAAAATCTACATGGCGCcggacaaaggtgaacattatGCTATCCGCGGTGGAGTACAAAGGTGCAGTGATAAAAATGGGAAAGAATCTACAAAGGAGCAGTACAAGTGGGGTCACCAGGTTGGGGAAAAGATGTTGATCTTCTTCGGTCGCGGAGCATCTCCAAGCTATGGGTGGGGACTCTGCCTGTTCTACCTTTGGTTGGAGAAAACCAACAAGCCGCCAGACATCGGTGGGATTCGGGTGGTTGCCATGCAGCTTGGCACGACTCAACCTCGGATAATCCCGTACCAGTACGGAGAAGCCAACGGGGAATGTTATGCCGTTGCCAATTACCGCTGTTGGACCACGACTTGGGGGGAGGATTCTCTTTGCATGTTTGAGCTTTGTAAAGTTCCCGAGTTGGAAATCATGGAAATAAGGCTTAATAATTCCAACCATCAAATAGATGAGCGCATCATTGCAAAGAAAAAGGTCGCAGAGCTTGTCTGTGAAAACCTTGAACGAGATTGCCGGAGCGGGTACAACCAGATTCCTCAGGAACTAACTCTCACCAAATTCGTCAAACTAAACATGTACAGCAACAGCTCAAAAATTAAACTGTCGGAAGAGTTCAAGAAACACAGTGGGGAATCGTGTGACTATGACGTCAGCTTTACGTCAGACTATGAGCTGATGCACGGTCGCTATATGGCAGCAAATGTCACAGTAAGATCCGAGTGCCCATTTTTGATTCCACCTAGGACACGAAAGGTGTTCTCCATCTACAGAATCACCACCGTCAAGAACACTTGGGTGTCTGTTATGCTGATGCAATATCACAGGCAATTTTGGGATGGGGCGTCCGTGACAGTACAGTCAGAGACATTAACCGTGGAAGAGGGCTGTCTCTGA